A genomic stretch from Marinobacter fonticola includes:
- a CDS encoding YbgA family protein: protein MTQKNRIFDLDAGLLDDDLLAGQMRLLVGLVSTDRARSAGDRLPLSWQGHEDALTLRLNQLMGEMTLRGMAVPGEVKVTHEAIIWPPLEQEALKEEIRYVAERAAAGKKGRIRLPRNDHELWATYKYSLLARNRQAYESFGRRVATRAVPLESLWMAMVNASRVAPPEGGIRNALQHMWGYVSEHSRLSPQVDDLDALAGEVQRLAREHAVSYLINSTALGELRAWL from the coding sequence TTGACGCAAAAAAATAGAATATTCGATCTCGATGCCGGTTTGCTGGACGATGACCTCCTGGCCGGACAAATGCGCTTGCTGGTCGGGTTGGTTAGCACGGACCGGGCCCGCAGTGCCGGGGATCGGCTGCCTCTGTCCTGGCAGGGGCATGAAGATGCCCTGACCCTGCGCCTCAACCAACTGATGGGCGAAATGACATTGCGGGGCATGGCGGTGCCCGGTGAAGTGAAGGTGACCCATGAGGCCATCATCTGGCCGCCGCTGGAACAAGAGGCGCTCAAAGAAGAAATCCGCTATGTGGCCGAGCGCGCGGCGGCCGGCAAAAAGGGGCGCATTCGCCTGCCCCGCAACGATCACGAGCTATGGGCCACGTACAAGTACAGTTTGCTGGCTCGTAACCGCCAGGCCTACGAAAGTTTCGGCCGCCGCGTGGCGACGCGGGCCGTGCCGCTGGAGTCGCTGTGGATGGCTATGGTCAACGCGTCCAGGGTTGCGCCGCCGGAAGGCGGGATTCGCAACGCTCTCCAGCATATGTGGGGCTATGTCTCCGAGCATTCACGATTGAGCCCGCAAGTGGACGATCTTGACGCACTAGCGGGCGAAGTGCAGCGCCTGGCGCGGGAACATGCGGTATCCTACCTGATCAATTCAACGGCGTTGGGCGAACTCCGCGCCTGGCTTTAA
- a CDS encoding alpha/beta fold hydrolase, whose protein sequence is MSVDLHHRVVGEGKPLVLLHGLFGSLENLGGVTQRLSDTWQVHALDLRNHGRSPHVEAMDYPAMADDVQRYLDKQKIERASVLGHSMGGKTAMELALAHPDRIERLIVADIAPVAYAPHHDTIIEGLTGLDLSAVKTRGDADKWLAEYVEIPAVRQFLLKNLVRSDEGGYGWRINLKAIEREYPQIAKGPTAQGPFDGPTLFLKGGESDYIQDSHRDTVSRLFPKATLRILPGTGHWLHAEKADLFAKLSRRFLDGEFD, encoded by the coding sequence GTGAGCGTCGATCTGCACCACCGAGTGGTCGGGGAAGGCAAACCCCTTGTGCTTTTGCACGGGCTGTTTGGCTCCCTGGAGAACCTGGGCGGCGTTACCCAGCGGCTTTCGGACACCTGGCAGGTCCACGCGCTGGACCTGCGCAACCATGGCCGCTCGCCTCATGTCGAGGCGATGGACTACCCTGCCATGGCAGACGATGTGCAGCGCTATCTCGACAAGCAAAAAATAGAACGCGCCTCGGTTCTGGGCCATTCGATGGGGGGCAAAACGGCGATGGAGCTTGCCCTGGCTCACCCGGATCGGATCGAGCGGCTCATCGTCGCCGATATTGCACCGGTGGCTTATGCGCCCCACCATGACACCATCATCGAGGGCCTGACCGGGCTTGATCTGTCCGCGGTGAAAACCCGTGGCGATGCAGACAAATGGCTGGCTGAATACGTGGAGATTCCAGCCGTGCGGCAGTTTCTGCTCAAGAATCTGGTGCGCAGCGATGAGGGGGGCTATGGTTGGCGAATCAACCTCAAAGCGATCGAACGAGAGTATCCGCAGATCGCCAAAGGACCGACAGCGCAAGGTCCCTTTGACGGGCCCACACTGTTTCTAAAGGGTGGGGAGTCCGACTATATCCAGGATAGCCATCGCGACACGGTCAGCCGGCTTTTCCCCAAGGCGACGCTACGTATCCTTCCCGGCACGGGCCACTGGCTGCACGCCGAGAAGGCGGACTTGTTTGCCAAACTGTCCCGGCGGTTTCTAGACGGTGAGTTCGATTAA
- a CDS encoding SMP-30/gluconolactonase/LRE family protein has product MRWVYAVCVVLFLAIGGFLFTPSPVDSQAWTPPKAPPLEGELAQNDLLKQAELLAVGDVYGPEDVDVDKAGRVYGGTQDGKIIRVWPDGRVETWAQTGGRPLGMELDRHGNLIVADAYKGLLAIDPPSGNIRVLSREAEGLPFKFTDDVDIAPDGMIYFTDASSRFNQSEYMLDLLEMAPNGRLLRLDPATRKTEVLLRNLHFASGVAVSKDGKFVLVNETWKYRTLRYWLSGPKAGTAEIFIDNLPGFPDGIAADSQGRFWLALATTRNAFMDSIHPYPWVKEQIAKLPESLKPSPRNYGLVLVVSEDGNIIASLHDPTGEHLQEITSVEPNEGMLYFGSLHNDRIGRLPMSAVPALKKEKTP; this is encoded by the coding sequence ATGCGTTGGGTCTACGCGGTCTGCGTTGTGCTTTTCCTGGCGATTGGCGGCTTTCTGTTTACGCCATCACCGGTCGATAGCCAGGCATGGACGCCGCCCAAGGCGCCACCATTAGAAGGCGAACTGGCCCAGAATGACCTGCTGAAGCAGGCCGAGTTACTGGCTGTGGGTGATGTCTACGGCCCGGAAGATGTGGATGTGGACAAGGCGGGCCGGGTTTATGGCGGCACCCAGGACGGAAAAATTATCCGCGTTTGGCCGGACGGACGGGTGGAGACCTGGGCGCAAACCGGTGGTCGGCCCCTGGGCATGGAGTTGGACCGCCACGGCAACCTGATTGTCGCCGATGCCTATAAGGGGCTGCTAGCGATCGATCCACCGTCGGGTAATATTCGCGTGCTCAGCCGTGAGGCTGAAGGTTTGCCGTTCAAGTTCACCGACGATGTGGATATCGCACCGGACGGCATGATCTATTTCACCGATGCCAGTTCTCGGTTCAATCAATCCGAATACATGCTCGACCTGCTAGAGATGGCGCCCAATGGCCGTTTGTTGCGGCTGGATCCGGCGACGCGCAAGACGGAAGTGCTGTTGCGCAATCTCCATTTTGCTAGTGGCGTGGCCGTCTCCAAAGACGGTAAATTCGTGCTGGTTAACGAAACCTGGAAATACCGTACCTTGAGATATTGGCTTAGCGGTCCGAAAGCGGGCACCGCGGAGATCTTCATCGACAACCTGCCCGGCTTCCCCGATGGCATCGCCGCGGACAGCCAAGGCCGCTTTTGGCTGGCGCTGGCAACCACGCGCAATGCCTTTATGGACAGCATTCACCCCTATCCCTGGGTAAAGGAACAGATTGCCAAGCTGCCGGAGAGCCTCAAGCCATCGCCCCGGAATTATGGGCTGGTGTTGGTTGTGAGCGAGGACGGCAATATTATCGCCAGCCTACACGACCCTACGGGTGAACACCTGCAGGAGATCACGTCGGTGGAGCCGAACGAGGGCATGCTGTATTTCGGCTCCCTACATAACGACCGAATTGGACGGTTACCGATGAGCGCGGTGCCGGCCCTGAAAAAGGAGAAAACACCGTGA
- a CDS encoding acyl-CoA thioesterase: MTDVPDLIDWDLPGPFIMPIVVKSDDVDRLGHANNVVYVRWLEDVSWAHIESLGMTWDVHEATGRAMAITRTEIDYLAAANQGDHLLLGTWLVDFDGRFRSARRFQLMRQGDGKCLARALSTHACVDLKTQRPARVPKEYGEILGSAVVAP, from the coding sequence GTGACGGACGTGCCGGACCTTATTGACTGGGATCTGCCGGGGCCTTTCATCATGCCCATCGTGGTTAAGTCTGACGATGTGGACCGGCTGGGGCATGCCAACAATGTTGTCTACGTGCGCTGGCTCGAAGACGTAAGCTGGGCCCACATCGAAAGCCTGGGAATGACCTGGGATGTGCATGAGGCGACAGGGCGGGCCATGGCCATCACCCGTACCGAAATCGACTATCTGGCTGCCGCAAACCAGGGCGATCACTTGCTACTGGGTACCTGGCTGGTGGATTTCGATGGCCGTTTCCGTTCGGCACGGCGTTTCCAGCTGATGCGGCAGGGCGATGGCAAGTGCCTGGCCAGGGCGCTCTCCACCCACGCCTGCGTTGACCTTAAAACCCAGCGCCCGGCCCGCGTGCCCAAAGAATACGGTGAGATTCTCGGGAGTGCGGTGGTAGCTCCTTAG
- a CDS encoding NADP-dependent oxidoreductase yields the protein MRHIVYEQFGEADVLKLIESDRPEPAAHQVCIRVAGAGLNPIDWKTRKGLGFAAQQIKDRLPWTPGYDLSGTVIDVGAEVTTLSAGDRVMGMIGFPAAGGAYADYALARHDELIIVPEEMDLVSAGGLPLAALTAWQGLFEIAELKPDHKVLIHAGAGGVGHLAIQFAKTRGAHVIATASAGNADFLATLGADEVIDYAADDFVDACYGLDAVFDLVGGETGHRSLHTLAEHGVLVTVPTVSADPIITEAENMGLRAHGMTVRPDVFHLEEIAELIEDGDVRLHVDETFPLAHAVAAHQRLETGHVRGKLVLDCQAR from the coding sequence ATGCGTCACATCGTCTATGAACAATTCGGCGAAGCCGATGTGCTGAAGCTGATCGAGTCGGATCGGCCGGAACCGGCAGCCCATCAGGTCTGCATTCGCGTGGCAGGAGCGGGCCTTAACCCGATTGACTGGAAAACCCGGAAAGGCTTGGGGTTTGCCGCCCAACAGATTAAGGACCGGCTGCCTTGGACGCCGGGCTACGATCTCTCCGGTACCGTAATCGACGTTGGGGCAGAGGTGACGACGCTCTCTGCAGGTGATCGGGTGATGGGTATGATCGGCTTTCCCGCTGCTGGGGGCGCCTACGCCGATTACGCGCTGGCGCGGCACGACGAGCTTATTATCGTGCCGGAGGAAATGGACCTGGTCTCCGCTGGCGGACTGCCCTTGGCCGCACTTACGGCTTGGCAGGGCCTGTTTGAAATAGCCGAGCTGAAGCCCGATCACAAAGTCCTGATCCACGCCGGCGCCGGCGGTGTTGGCCACCTGGCGATCCAGTTCGCCAAGACACGCGGAGCCCATGTCATCGCCACGGCTTCGGCGGGCAACGCGGATTTTCTAGCGACCCTTGGAGCCGACGAGGTGATCGACTACGCCGCCGATGATTTCGTAGACGCCTGTTATGGCCTCGATGCCGTGTTTGATCTGGTAGGCGGCGAAACCGGACATCGCTCGCTGCACACCCTGGCGGAGCACGGCGTGCTGGTGACCGTGCCCACCGTTTCGGCGGATCCTATCATCACCGAGGCGGAAAATATGGGGTTGCGGGCACATGGGATGACCGTGCGTCCGGACGTGTTTCATCTGGAGGAAATCGCCGAGCTGATCGAAGATGGCGATGTACGCCTCCATGTCGACGAGACGTTTCCGCTGGCGCATGCCGTAGCGGCGCACCAGCGCCTGGAAACCGGTCACGTGCGCGGCAAGCTGGTGCTCGATTGCCAGGCACGTTGA
- a CDS encoding cation:proton antiporter yields the protein MSENIVLMLASIGVLSLFCQWLAWRLKMPAILFLLAGGIAAGPLLNWLEPQALFGDLLFPLVSLAVAVILFEGSLTLDYAEIKGHGKMVRNLVPVGSIVTCAVGTLAAHWALDISWEVALLFGAISVVTGPTVIAPLLRTVKPAAKLANILRWEGIIIDPVGALLAVLVFEGIVSWGQGNVFGHSLYIFAKTIAIGTILGAAAGWLTGIALRKHLIPQYLHNAGTLTFMLGVYALSNEMAHESGLLTVTVMGIWMANMKHVPIESILEFKESLSVLLISALFIILAARVEFAAIAELGWGLVVVLAVLLLVARPVSIFLSAIGTTLNWREKLFLSWVAPRGIVAAAVSALFAFQLQDIGYESAGVLVPLVFMVIITTVTLQSLTARPVARLLGVAEPADYGFLILGANSAARQLGQALQKVDVPVVLTDTNWENVRQARMDNLHVYFGNPVSEHASTHLDLTGIGNLLVISPYKQLNSLATYHFLDWFGNGSVYSLSEGDQDQKARHQTAEKIQQTRGLFGDMSYAKLASMVSKGYSVKTTQLSDAFTYEDFQKQYDHQAILLFVIDTRERIHAVTAEKNLKPEKGWVLVSLVPPQKLKERKEKDVSPEKPTGENTAQANT from the coding sequence ATGTCAGAAAATATCGTCCTCATGCTTGCGAGCATCGGCGTACTCTCCTTGTTTTGCCAATGGCTGGCCTGGCGCCTGAAAATGCCGGCCATTCTTTTCCTGCTGGCCGGTGGGATCGCAGCAGGTCCCTTATTGAACTGGCTTGAGCCTCAAGCCCTTTTTGGCGATTTGCTGTTCCCGCTGGTGTCTCTCGCGGTCGCGGTCATCCTGTTTGAGGGGAGCCTCACCCTGGACTATGCGGAGATCAAGGGCCACGGCAAGATGGTGCGCAACCTGGTGCCGGTCGGCTCCATCGTTACCTGCGCCGTGGGCACGCTGGCCGCGCATTGGGCATTAGATATCTCGTGGGAGGTGGCGTTGCTTTTCGGCGCTATTTCCGTGGTAACCGGACCCACGGTCATTGCGCCCCTGCTGCGCACAGTCAAGCCTGCCGCCAAATTGGCTAACATTCTGCGCTGGGAAGGCATCATCATCGATCCGGTCGGCGCTCTGCTGGCGGTATTGGTCTTCGAGGGGATCGTATCTTGGGGCCAAGGTAACGTCTTCGGCCACTCGCTCTATATTTTCGCCAAGACAATCGCCATCGGCACCATCCTGGGCGCCGCTGCAGGCTGGCTGACCGGTATCGCCCTGCGCAAGCATCTGATCCCTCAATACCTGCATAACGCCGGCACCCTGACCTTCATGCTCGGCGTCTATGCCTTGTCCAACGAAATGGCTCACGAATCCGGTCTGCTGACGGTCACGGTCATGGGCATCTGGATGGCGAATATGAAGCACGTGCCGATCGAGAGCATCCTGGAATTCAAGGAATCCCTCAGCGTACTGCTGATTTCTGCGCTATTTATCATCCTGGCAGCGCGGGTGGAATTCGCCGCTATTGCCGAGTTGGGCTGGGGACTGGTCGTCGTGCTGGCGGTGCTGCTCCTAGTGGCGCGGCCGGTCAGCATCTTCCTGTCGGCCATTGGCACCACACTAAACTGGCGCGAGAAGTTGTTCCTCAGCTGGGTGGCGCCCCGGGGCATCGTGGCGGCGGCTGTTTCGGCGCTGTTCGCATTCCAGTTGCAGGATATCGGTTACGAAAGCGCCGGCGTGCTGGTGCCGTTGGTGTTCATGGTGATCATCACGACGGTGACGCTACAAAGCCTGACGGCGCGCCCGGTGGCCCGGCTGCTCGGTGTCGCGGAGCCGGCGGATTACGGCTTCCTGATCCTGGGGGCCAATAGCGCCGCCCGACAGCTTGGCCAGGCATTGCAAAAGGTCGACGTGCCGGTCGTTCTCACAGACACCAATTGGGAGAACGTACGCCAGGCGCGCATGGACAATCTGCACGTTTACTTCGGCAACCCGGTCTCCGAACATGCGTCCACCCATCTGGATTTGACGGGCATCGGCAACCTGCTGGTGATCTCCCCGTATAAGCAGCTCAACTCGCTGGCCACCTATCACTTCCTCGATTGGTTCGGCAACGGCAGCGTTTACAGTCTTTCGGAAGGCGACCAGGACCAGAAGGCACGCCATCAGACCGCCGAGAAGATTCAGCAGACCCGCGGCCTATTCGGCGACATGAGCTACGCCAAATTGGCCAGCATGGTCAGCAAGGGCTACTCGGTCAAAACCACCCAGCTCAGCGACGCCTTCACCTACGAGGATTTCCAGAAACAGTACGACCATCAGGCCATTTTGCTGTTCGTGATCGATACCCGTGAACGCATTCACGCCGTGACGGCCGAGAAGAATCTGAAACCGGAGAAAGGCTGGGTGCTGGTCAGCTTAGTGCCGCCGCAGAAACTGAAGGAACGCAAGGAAAAAGACGTCAGCCCGGAAAAACCGACGGGAGAGAATACCGCACAAGCCAACACCTGA
- the tcdA gene encoding tRNA cyclic N6-threonylcarbamoyladenosine(37) synthase TcdA has translation MDVDDYSFRFGGIERLYGRRALQAFRDAHMAVVGLGGVGSWAAEALARSGIGRITLIDMDDVCVSNTNRQLHALTGEYGRTKTDVMAQRLKNINPAMQVDIHFGFLTPKNAADLLSDDLAGVVDAIDSVRSKAALIAHCKRRKIPLICAGGAGGQMDPTQIQVSDLSRTTQDPLLAKVRNLLRREYNFSRNPKRRFGVEAVYSLEQLTYPAGDGEVCMQKPDTDGPVRLDCATGFGAASPVTATFGFVAASRLLNRLAKKTREVLPT, from the coding sequence ATGGATGTAGACGATTACAGCTTCCGCTTTGGCGGCATTGAACGGCTCTATGGCCGGCGAGCACTCCAGGCCTTCCGCGACGCTCACATGGCCGTGGTCGGACTCGGCGGCGTCGGCTCCTGGGCGGCAGAAGCCCTCGCGCGTAGCGGTATCGGCCGGATAACGCTGATCGATATGGACGATGTCTGTGTGTCCAACACCAATCGCCAACTGCACGCGTTAACTGGCGAGTACGGGCGCACGAAAACCGATGTCATGGCCCAGCGCCTGAAAAACATCAATCCAGCCATGCAGGTGGACATCCACTTCGGTTTCCTGACGCCAAAGAACGCAGCCGACCTGTTGAGCGACGATCTGGCGGGCGTGGTCGATGCAATCGACAGCGTGAGATCCAAGGCGGCCCTCATCGCCCATTGCAAGCGCCGCAAAATTCCCTTGATTTGCGCCGGTGGAGCCGGCGGCCAGATGGACCCGACCCAAATTCAGGTGAGCGATCTAAGCCGCACAACCCAGGACCCCCTCCTGGCCAAGGTCAGAAACCTGCTGCGCCGGGAATACAATTTCTCGCGCAATCCCAAGCGTCGTTTCGGTGTTGAGGCCGTGTACTCGCTAGAGCAGCTAACGTATCCTGCGGGGGATGGAGAAGTCTGCATGCAGAAGCCGGATACCGACGGCCCGGTACGCCTGGACTGTGCGACCGGATTTGGGGCCGCCAGCCCGGTGACCGCCACTTTCGGCTTCGTGGCTGCTTCTCGTCTGCTCAACCGTCTCGCCAAAAAGACGCGTGAGGTCTTGCCGACGTAA
- a CDS encoding ChrR family anti-sigma-E factor, whose protein sequence is MTQHHPDSHSLMEYSAGNLSDPHALCIRLHLDQCPHCCSRVDMLDSLGAVMMERQASVGVSDDAFNRILGIIDNEAEVTAPVPKKRHAGDTLERILGSNLESLPWKRQLADVSVLDISHLFPSQSEQVVLQKLSAGGKAPVHTHRGNETTIVLQGAFTDHKGVFKQWDFVVLDQNDEHKPIALDGEDCITLSVLSAPVKLTGTFTRLLNPFIR, encoded by the coding sequence ATGACCCAGCATCACCCGGACAGTCATAGTCTGATGGAGTACAGCGCCGGGAACCTGAGCGATCCCCACGCACTGTGTATTCGCCTCCATCTCGACCAATGCCCGCACTGTTGCAGTCGTGTGGACATGCTGGACAGCCTGGGCGCGGTAATGATGGAACGGCAAGCCAGCGTGGGCGTGTCCGACGATGCGTTCAATCGTATTCTCGGCATTATCGACAATGAAGCCGAGGTCACGGCCCCCGTGCCGAAGAAACGCCACGCCGGCGACACGCTGGAACGCATTCTCGGCAGCAACTTGGAGAGCTTGCCCTGGAAGCGCCAATTAGCCGATGTCAGTGTGCTCGACATCAGCCATCTGTTCCCCAGTCAGTCTGAGCAGGTCGTGCTGCAAAAGCTCTCGGCAGGGGGCAAGGCACCCGTCCACACCCACCGCGGCAACGAAACCACAATCGTGCTCCAAGGCGCTTTCACCGACCATAAGGGCGTCTTCAAACAATGGGATTTTGTCGTGCTCGATCAAAACGATGAGCATAAGCCAATCGCTTTGGATGGCGAGGACTGCATTACCCTCTCGGTACTCAGTGCGCCCGTGAAACTCACCGGCACCTTCACCCGCCTGCTCAATCCGTTCATTCGCTGA
- a CDS encoding sigma-70 family RNA polymerase sigma factor, with translation MMTSTRAPEATTESRKVSTLHPRTSRSEGRKDAWSQLLEKVGRHHDRQAYKALFEHFGPQIKYYAMANGLAGQAEELVQEVFVSIWRRSCLYDWRKAAASTWIFTIARNQRIDMLRKIQRTSAEMAVETEDLWQIPGDHEDDPVTSLHRLISERRIRDSLQHLPEEQVTVIAKVYMEHKSHQIVANELNIPLGTVKSRVRLALNKLRVILQDPNA, from the coding sequence ATGATGACATCAACACGTGCACCGGAAGCCACCACCGAGAGCCGAAAAGTGTCCACATTGCATCCCAGGACCAGCCGGTCCGAAGGGCGGAAGGACGCCTGGAGCCAGTTGCTCGAAAAAGTCGGCCGCCATCACGACCGGCAGGCTTACAAGGCGCTGTTCGAGCATTTTGGGCCGCAAATCAAGTATTACGCCATGGCCAACGGACTCGCCGGGCAGGCCGAAGAGTTGGTCCAGGAAGTATTCGTATCCATTTGGCGACGCTCGTGTCTTTACGACTGGCGTAAGGCAGCCGCCTCGACCTGGATTTTCACCATCGCCCGCAATCAACGCATCGACATGCTGCGCAAGATACAGCGCACCAGTGCCGAAATGGCGGTGGAAACGGAAGATCTCTGGCAGATCCCCGGGGATCACGAGGACGATCCCGTCACGTCCCTACACCGTCTCATTTCCGAGCGGCGTATCCGCGACTCCCTGCAACACCTCCCGGAAGAACAAGTGACTGTCATCGCCAAGGTCTATATGGAGCACAAATCCCATCAGATCGTGGCCAATGAACTTAATATCCCACTGGGCACAGTAAAGAGCCGCGTCCGCCTCGCCTTGAACAAGCTCAGAGTTATCCTGCAGGATCCGAACGCATGA
- the speA gene encoding biosynthetic arginine decarboxylase yields the protein MTDSSGAQAHQVYNIAHWGDGYIDIDAAGDVLIRPDRGQSGSPINLPDLTRELLEQKIQLPVLVRFSDILHDRVNNLCNAFNKTAQDHGYQGRYTAVYPIKVNQQRHVVEEITRAEPAASAGQIGLEAGSKPELMIVLALSRKVGSVIVCNGYKDREYIRLALIGQKLGHKVFIVVEKQSELPEILEEARKLDVKPLIGVRARLATIGKGNWQNTGGEKSKFGLSASQVLDVVNKLKAADALDSLQLLHFHLGSQIANIRDIQTGLKECARFYSELYHLGAPIGTVDIGGGLGVDYEGTRSRSSCSINYSVGEYAYNVIHTLQAECDRAGIPHPDLISESGRALTAHHAVLITNVIDQEEPPYPTPGAPAADAPAPLHDLWRDFGDLQAVDQKRSRLEIYHDVMHAISDVHALFAHGLLTLAHRADAEELYTACCRTLRDKLDAGNRAHREIVDELNEKLAEKLFVNFSLFQSLPDVWGIDQIFPVLPISGLNQPIRRRAVIQDITCDSDGRIDRYVDGQGLETTLPLPETPAGESMLIGFFMTGAYQEILGDMHNLFGDTNSVDVSRREDGSYHIRHLVEGDTVAKILRYVNFDPEALRQIYRAKFEASNLTAEQQAALARELEQGLEGYTYLED from the coding sequence ATGACTGATTCATCCGGCGCTCAAGCCCACCAGGTCTACAATATTGCCCATTGGGGCGATGGCTACATCGATATCGACGCCGCCGGCGACGTTCTGATACGCCCGGACCGGGGCCAGAGCGGAAGCCCGATCAATCTGCCGGACCTGACTCGCGAACTGCTGGAACAGAAGATTCAGCTACCCGTCCTGGTGCGCTTCAGTGACATCCTTCACGACCGGGTCAACAACCTGTGCAATGCCTTCAATAAGACGGCACAGGACCACGGCTACCAGGGCCGGTATACCGCGGTCTACCCCATCAAGGTCAACCAGCAGCGCCACGTCGTCGAGGAGATCACCCGCGCCGAGCCCGCCGCCAGCGCGGGCCAGATCGGTCTTGAAGCGGGCAGCAAGCCCGAGCTGATGATTGTGCTCGCGCTGTCGCGCAAAGTCGGTTCCGTCATCGTCTGCAACGGCTATAAGGACCGCGAATATATCCGTCTGGCACTGATCGGCCAGAAGCTGGGACACAAAGTCTTTATCGTGGTGGAAAAGCAGTCGGAACTGCCTGAGATCCTGGAAGAGGCGCGCAAGCTGGACGTTAAACCGTTGATCGGGGTGCGCGCCCGGCTGGCCACCATCGGCAAGGGAAACTGGCAGAATACCGGTGGCGAGAAATCCAAATTCGGCCTGTCCGCCAGCCAGGTGCTGGACGTCGTGAACAAACTCAAGGCTGCCGACGCACTGGATTCTCTGCAGTTACTGCATTTCCACTTGGGCTCGCAGATCGCCAACATCCGCGACATTCAAACCGGCCTCAAGGAATGCGCCCGTTTTTACAGCGAGCTCTACCACCTGGGGGCGCCCATCGGTACCGTGGATATCGGCGGAGGCCTGGGCGTGGACTACGAGGGCACCCGTTCGCGCAGCAGCTGTTCGATCAATTACAGCGTCGGCGAATACGCCTATAACGTGATCCATACGCTGCAGGCGGAGTGCGATCGCGCCGGCATTCCCCATCCGGACCTGATCAGCGAATCCGGGCGCGCCCTGACGGCCCACCATGCGGTGCTGATCACCAACGTGATCGACCAGGAGGAGCCACCCTACCCCACACCCGGCGCGCCCGCGGCGGACGCGCCGGCGCCGCTGCATGACCTGTGGCGCGACTTCGGCGATCTTCAAGCCGTGGACCAGAAGCGCTCGCGACTGGAGATCTACCACGACGTTATGCATGCCATCAGTGACGTACATGCGCTTTTCGCCCATGGTCTGCTCACGCTCGCTCACCGGGCAGACGCGGAAGAACTCTATACCGCCTGCTGCCGCACCCTGCGGGATAAGCTGGATGCCGGCAACCGGGCTCACCGGGAAATCGTCGACGAGCTCAACGAGAAGCTGGCCGAGAAGCTATTTGTCAATTTCTCGCTGTTCCAGTCCCTGCCGGATGTTTGGGGCATTGACCAGATTTTCCCCGTGTTGCCCATCTCCGGCCTCAACCAGCCGATCCGTCGCCGGGCGGTGATCCAGGACATCACCTGCGACTCCGATGGCCGTATCGACCGCTACGTGGATGGCCAGGGCCTGGAAACCACCCTTCCCTTGCCGGAAACGCCGGCGGGCGAGTCCATGTTGATCGGTTTCTTCATGACTGGCGCCTACCAGGAAATTCTCGGCGACATGCATAACCTGTTCGGAGATACCAATTCGGTGGACGTGAGTAGACGCGAGGATGGCAGCTACCACATCCGGCATCTCGTAGAAGGCGACACCGTGGCCAAGATCCTGCGCTACGTGAACTTCGATCCGGAGGCCCTGCGCCAGATCTACCGCGCCAAGTTCGAAGCCAGTAATCTGACGGCTGAGCAGCAAGCCGCGCTGGCTCGCGAACTGGAACAGGGACTGGAAGGCTACACCTACCTTGAAGATTGA